CAATTCAGATCCATAAGTAATCAGTTTTGTCCCTTCTTTCACTTTACcttgtataatattgtttttcattgCTTGATCAATAGTGGCTTGAATACTATACCATCCATCTGTTAATATTAACTTCTTTGACAGTGGCTTTAAATGATTTGAATTTGTGCTAACAGCAGCCGAATTATCAAACTATagaagaaaatatacaaaattttatttaaaatactatacCGTTCTGTATATATTACAGACGAAATTACCTCAATAATAGATGATACGCACAAAACCATTCTTTTAGATGCGATGTCATCTTTCTCTAAAATTTTTCGTAATGCTGATCTCTGAGATCTATCAATTTCTCGATCGTAACGATACTTTAATTCCATCATCACTCTAGCTGGAGTCAATGCTCTAAAATAAAtccttatatattattataaacttaatatattttattattagttcCAATTTATCAGCATAATCAAAATCTATACCTTGGTAAAAGGATAGAAGTAAACCTTACTCTATCCATTGACCCTAATTTCCAAACAATCCATCTATAATGATTTTCTACCCATCCAGTAGGCAATAAGTTAGGATCCACCCCTGGACTTGCTAGAAAAGATCTTTTAATCTCTGATATTCCTACATAACCGTTTTCATCAAGAATCAAACATGCTCCATCTGCCAATTGTATACCTTCGATATTATTTTGTACAGTGGTCTGCCTAAATACAGTACAAATTTTTTCaggaacaatttttaattctacTTCTATAGTAGAAAATCTCCAATTAAAACTTGTTAATATGaacataataaaagaaataaatatctctttaccaaatattaaatacttatacaTAGTATTTGGTCActtttaatattctaaataaaaactttACTTAATAcctaaacattttttatttcacataattaCTATGTTGTTTATATGAAAACGactattttattgtgttttcttTGCCATTAAAATAAGAGCGACCTATGATTAAATTTTCTTACCCATAAAAATCTGAACATCGAAATTTATATGTTACAGCATTTTCAGCTGTTAAGTCCAAAATCTCAGGTGGTAATTTTCGTTCAATAAgctaataaaaaacaattacaaattgCAATTATCCATTTAATTTACGAGTAATTATAACCAGTTCAATTATTACCTCCTTGCATGTACATGGAATAGGTACATCCTCTTTGCTAATTTCTCTCCAAGATATTCGATTATTACAATTAGTCCTGTGAAAATATAATGTACCAATTGTTGAGCGTGGCTTggttttttctttcaatttaacTTGTGTTTCCTGTAAATATGATATCAAATgtcaaaaagtataaaatattattcgaattcttgaaacataaattttataccTACTTGTTCTACAGCAGTTTGCAAGCGTTTTTCTAATATACTAGCAGATTCATTTatgaaatctaatattaattGTGTGTCACCAAATTCATTGACAACAGAGGTATCATGTCTTTCTATATTATTCATTGATTCTTGATTTTTTACTAATAatgatgtttctttttttacacaTAAATctgaatttaaatgtttatctcTTAACTGGTTCGTGTTATAtgtacaaatgaatttattctCCTTTCTGTCTGCAGTATATGTATGTTTTCTTCGAGTGcctacattttttctttttttaagaaCAAATTGTCCTCCTATTACAGGACTCAATTGTATATTTGTAACACCATCGTTTTCCTTATTTTGTGCAGGAGAGACCCATTGATTAAAGGTATCTGAACTGTTTTCATCTGCTAAAAGTGCAACTGCACTTTCTACAATTTCATGCGTAACTGAAAGATTATTGTCTATAGTATTATCCTCTTTATTTTTCTCAGTGTTATAAATGTTGCTCCTCAATTCATTAGTGGCACTGCCTGAAAGCATAAGCTTAAAGGAAGGTGACTCTCGATTCTTTCTATCACTGTTTTCTGAATGCTTGCAAACAGTCTTCTGCACCTGAAACTGGTTACTAAACCGTAACTTCTTAAATTGATTAGATATTATTTCCTTGCCAATAGATGTGTCATCCAAATCTTTAATCTTGCGTTTCGGCaatgatttatttaacaatggatcattgttacaattttctatagttctatcaTAAAATATTGCTCTTGCTTCTAGTAAATCTTCTttcctaatatttatattttgaccatTTGCAGTTTGAAATTTGGGCATTTCAGacatattaaacataattgtGTCTTCTTCATCATTAGTAAGTACTTGTTTATTTTCTACTTTACCCATTTCCAATGCATGAACTGTATTATTGTTCACAgaacataaatttaataacatatttgAATCTTTTGAAGAATGATTTGTAGTTATAAGATACTTATCACCCACAGCTtgaaatttactatttattctatgtatattatattcagTATTCTTTTTTCTTGTACTATCTTCAAATTGCATAGCATTTGTAGTATGCATAATAAGTTCACTATCATTTTCTTCCACATCATTGAATTGCTGATTCGCCTTGAATAAAGCTTCATTGGAGATATTAATTGAACCACCTTTGGCAGTTTTGAAGCCACATGAACCAGTGATATTCTTTGCAGACACTGCTCCTTTATCAGAGAATATGTCTTTTTCgtttaataattgtttgttcattatattactattcttatttttcatagaTTCATATGGATTATTTGCTGTACAcgcaataattttatcattatctaCTTCTATATCATTGAATTGCTGATTCGCCTTGAATAAAGCTTCATTGGAGATATTAATTGAAGCACCTTTGGCAGTTTTGAAGCCACATGAACCAGTGAGATTCTTTGCAGACACTGCTCCTTCATCAGAGAATAtgtctttttcatttaataattgtttgttcattatattactattcttatttttcatagaTTCATATGGATTATTTGCTGTACAcacaataattttatcattatttacttCTATATCATTGAATTGCTGATTCGCTTTGAACAGAGCTTCAGTGGAGATATTAATTGAAGCACCTTTGGCAGTTTTGAAGCCACATGAACCAGTGATATTCTTTGCAGACACTGCTCCTTCATCAGAGAATAtgtctttttcatttaataattgtttgttcattatattaatattcttatttttcatagaTTCATATGGATTATTTGCTGTACAcgcaataattttatcattatctaCTTCTATATCATTGAATTGCTGATTCGCCTTGAATAAAGCTTCATTGGAGATATTAATTGAAGCACCTTTGGCAGTTTTGAAGCCACATGAACCAGAGAGATTCTTTGCAGACACTGCTCCTTCATCGGAGAATATGTCTTTTTCgtttaataattgtttgttcattatattactattcttatttttcatagaTTCATATGGATTATTTGCTGTACAcgcaataattttatcattatctaCTTCTATATCATTGAATTGCTGATTTGCCTTGAATAAAGCTTCATTGGAGATATTAATTGAACCACCTTTGGCAGTTTTGAAGCCACATGAACCAGCAAATTTCTTTGTAGCCACTGTTCTTTCATCGGAGAATatgtttttttcatttaataactGTTTGTTCATTACAGTACTGTCCTGATTTTCTGTAGATTCATATGGATTATTTGCTGTACAcgcaataattttatcattatttacttCTATGTCATTGAATTGCTGATTCGCCTTGAACAGAGCTTCAGTGGAGATATTAATTGAACCACCTTTGGCAGTTTTGAAGCCACATGAACCCGTGAGATTCTTTGTAGACACTGCTCTTTCATCAGAGAATAtgtctttttcatttaataactgtttgttcattatattaatattcttatttttcatagaTTCATATGCATTATTTGCTGTACAcgcaataattttatcattatctaCTTCTATATCATTGAATTGCTGATTCGCCTTGAATAAAGCTTCATTGGAGATATTAATTGAAGCACCTTTGGCAGTTTTGAAGCCACATCTATCATTGAATTCCGTTATACTTTCTgctgttttctttgaaaatataacTCTTTCATTTAATGGTAACatgtttattacattaatatgttGATTCTGTATAGTTGCATACGTATTATTCACTGCTGTAGggacaataattttattattatcaatctCTATGTCATTAAACTTCTTAATTGCCTTAGTCAAAGCTGCATTGGTAATACTACTACTAAGAGTTTTGAAACCACATATACCACTGAGTTATTTTGTAGCATTTGCAGTCTTTCTGGAAAGTGATACTCTTTCATTCAATAATagtttgttaattatattattatgttgatTCTGTGCAACTgcatatgtattatttattttatgcacAATAATTTCACTATTATCTTCTTCTATGTCATT
Above is a genomic segment from Nomia melanderi isolate GNS246 chromosome 8, iyNomMela1, whole genome shotgun sequence containing:
- the LOC116426668 gene encoding uncharacterized protein LOC116426668; its protein translation is MLPLNERVIFSKKTAESITEFNDRCGFKTAKGASINISNEALFKANQQFNDIEVDNDKIIACTANNAYESMKNKNINIMNKQLLNEKDIFSDERAVSTKNLTGSCGFKTAKGGSINISTEALFKANQQFNDIEVNNDKIIACTANNPYESTENQDSTVMNKQLLNEKNIFSDERTVATKKFAGSCGFKTAKGGSINISNEALFKANQQFNDIEVDNDKIIACTANNPYESMKNKNSNIMNKQLLNEKDIFSDEGAVSAKNLSGSCGFKTAKGASINISNEALFKANQQFNDIEVDNDKIIACTANNPYESMKNKNINIMNKQLLNEKDIFSDEGAVSAKNITGSCGFKTAKGASINISTEALFKANQQFNDIEVNNDKIIVCTANNPYESMKNKNSNIMNKQLLNEKDIFSDEGAVSAKNLTGSCGFKTAKGASINISNEALFKANQQFNDIEVDNDKIIACTANNPYESMKNKNSNIMNKQLLNEKDIFSDKGAVSAKNITGSCGFKTAKGGSINISNEALFKANQQFNDVEENDSELIMHTTNAMQFEDSTRKKNTEYNIHRINSKFQAVGDKYLITTNHSSKDSNMLLNLCSVNNNTVHALEMGKVENKQVLTNDEEDTIMFNMSEMPKFQTANGQNINIRKEDLLEARAIFYDRTIENCNNDPLLNKSLPKRKIKDLDDTSIGKEIISNQFKKLRFSNQFQVQKTVCKHSENSDRKNRESPSFKLMLSGSATNELRSNIYNTEKNKEDNTIDNNLSVTHEIVESAVALLADENSSDTFNQWVSPAQNKENDGVTNIQLSPVIGGQFVLKKRKNVGTRRKHTYTADRKENKFICTYNTNQLRDKHLNSDLCVKKETSLLVKNQESMNNIERHDTSVVNEFGDTQLILDFINESASILEKRLQTAVEQETQVKLKEKTKPRSTIGTLYFHRTNCNNRISWREISKEDVPIPCTCKELIERKLPPEILDLTAENAVTYKFRCSDFYGQTTVQNNIEGIQLADGACLILDENGYVGISEIKRSFLASPGVDPNLLPTGWVENHYRWIVWKLGSMDRVRFTSILLPRALTPARVMMELKYRYDREIDRSQRSALRKILEKDDIASKRMVLCVSSIIEFDNSAAVSTNSNHLKPLSKKLILTDGWYSIQATIDQAMKNNIIQGKVKEGTKLITYGSELLHCDQGCSPLEVPDNVCLKIHTNSTRRARWDTKLGYVGPSGPMCIKLKSICPYGGLVGKIKVLIARVYPILYHEKTSSGESIFRNARCEEKANIVYERECRLLIESFYAKAEKHFYMEKRQSNSDPDSIDLAAMEWTKDREKLFEEEFLSKQEKEQLMNKCRMEEENFRQKLEYRLQKSLPPPRQITPVLKIRVVEEETTAILSIWSPSEEITDILKEGNCISVCNVTPSVKRGIDLQLTANRNAVFNQINTSNKLYPQRMYTPLYDINKLNYDPAYGEFDTVGIVVYIGNEPYGMKNFQAAYLAHPNANFESSYLSVLFWNGISSYGCAEILTIGSPVACSNLEWRRAALWNLPMAYCTERSSFTQNPKQNHLQRPFEALKCLIMDTSSYVSKCAAEISEEVRKKSITRSSDQLTPDKNHLDKISSNKDCNYTFQETSESSLVNNTSVKSIAIQKRLERLQCYGEASSLSPIVLNSSKRVSVDFQSPVRTSTVKQTKAHMSLRTKFFDNSR